One Stenotrophomonas maltophilia DNA window includes the following coding sequences:
- a CDS encoding two-component system sensor histidine kinase NtrB, whose amino-acid sequence MDAAASTTSVLTDPSRQLRLLIDSVRDHALYLLDPEGIVCSWNPGAERIKGYSAEEVVGTHFGRFYLAADREAGEPQRLLRHAAQHGHVASEGWRVRRDGSSFRASVVIEPVIEAGELLGFVKITRDITEQWQAQRLLRDAQRALRNTQQFETVGRLSRGLSHEFNNLLTTIGNALDLLSLRVNGDDTRAAELLDAAQTATDRGALLTRQLLAFSTGQTLIREPVDINALVRQWLPDLQRACPPTVTLDARLTPGLPQVSTDALQLQTALANLVANAADATLEGGHILIGTALEHRLDPDADSTLQRGYVTLSVCDEGHGMAADIAERATEPFFTTKDIGKGSGLGLSQVFGFTTQSGGFVDVSTTPGVGTTVSLLLPATEEATHDR is encoded by the coding sequence GTGGACGCTGCCGCTTCTACGACGTCCGTGCTGACGGACCCTTCCCGACAACTGCGACTGCTGATCGACAGCGTGCGCGATCATGCGCTGTACCTGCTTGATCCCGAAGGCATCGTCTGCAGCTGGAATCCCGGCGCGGAACGCATCAAGGGCTATTCAGCCGAGGAAGTGGTTGGCACCCACTTTGGCCGTTTCTATCTGGCTGCCGATCGCGAGGCCGGTGAACCGCAACGCCTGCTCCGTCATGCAGCGCAGCATGGCCACGTTGCCAGTGAAGGCTGGCGGGTGCGCCGTGATGGCTCGTCGTTCCGCGCCAGCGTGGTCATCGAGCCGGTGATCGAGGCCGGCGAGCTGCTGGGCTTCGTCAAGATCACCCGTGACATCACCGAGCAATGGCAGGCACAGCGACTGCTGCGCGATGCCCAGCGTGCGCTGCGCAACACCCAGCAGTTCGAGACGGTCGGCCGGCTCAGCCGTGGCCTATCGCACGAGTTCAACAACCTGCTGACCACCATCGGCAACGCACTGGACCTGCTGTCGCTGCGCGTCAACGGTGACGATACGCGCGCCGCCGAGCTGCTGGATGCAGCGCAGACTGCGACCGATCGTGGCGCCCTGCTCACCCGCCAGCTGCTGGCCTTCAGCACCGGCCAGACGCTGATCCGCGAACCGGTGGACATCAATGCACTGGTACGGCAATGGCTGCCGGACCTGCAGCGCGCCTGCCCGCCCACGGTGACGCTGGACGCCCGCCTCACGCCGGGCCTGCCGCAGGTGAGCACCGATGCGCTGCAGCTGCAGACGGCGCTGGCCAATCTGGTCGCCAATGCCGCGGATGCTACCCTTGAAGGCGGCCACATCCTGATCGGCACCGCGCTGGAGCATCGCCTCGACCCGGATGCGGACTCCACGCTGCAACGTGGCTATGTCACCCTCAGCGTCTGCGATGAGGGCCACGGGATGGCGGCCGACATCGCCGAACGGGCGACCGAGCCGTTCTTCACCACCAAGGACATCGGCAAAGGCAGCGGCCTGGGCCTGAGCCAGGTGTTCGGATTCACTACCCAGAGCGGCGGCTTCGTCGATGTGTCCACCACGCCCGGTGTCGGCACCACGGTCAGCCTGCTGCTACCCGCAACAGAGGAGGCAACCCATGACCGATGA
- a CDS encoding response regulator has protein sequence MRPGATTRDRWIWMTSAVLLAATIALELVVPLGYAVWLAYFLAVGVTLFQRSARVPFIVAVVACILLIIGYNVAPASSNSAFSFVNRSIGGCAFLMIALIVSRAIQARREAMRALWLQEAENAVAMSLRGDLGPEQIAEAAATSLGAQLQADVAAVYRLEGGRLQLTGGLALPSGMPASLALQEGVAGQVARDERIRHLHGGDDAVLELQTSLGRLPVRERILAPISSDGTVVGIIELGRSRAGEQDRLDVELLERCGETIGMALRASLLRAQLVVLLEESQRQGEELQAQQEELRVANEELEEQSRSLQHSQTHLEEQQAELEQSNVQLEERTHELEAQKQALLVAQSQLVRNSNELAATSRYKSEFLANMSHELRTPLNSSLILAKLLADNKDGTLTEEQVKYARAILSSNNDLLALINDILDLSRIEAGHVELADEVVVTGSVLQRLRETFEPMARQKGLALQIEADALAPSQLVADSQRLQQILKNLLANAVKFTEHGKVSLHVRAGGQGRIRFEVCDSGIGIAREQLQVIFEAFRQADGSTRRRYGGTGLGLSISRDLAERMGGSIQVDSEPGRGSCFILELPLQGAPASNTADISAAPVASPVAAAAPAMPVPAAAAVAAVTTAPSVADDRGRRQRAGRLILAVEDDATFAEALVALAHELDFDCVVAGTAEEALTLASELRPNGILLDIGLPDVSGLSVLERLKRNPDTRHIPVHVVSAMDRSQVARELGAIGFAIKPTTRERLVTAIEQLEQTSQRDVRRLLIVEDDSELRHNLELLLGRDQLQIVAVGTLAGALEQLSTVTFDCMVMDLSLPDGSGYDLLEHMAGNDDVGFPPVIVYTGRALGREEEQRLRRYSKSIIIKGARSPERLLDEVTLFLHSVEASLPTDQQRLLREARRRDTVLDGRTVLLAEDDVRNIFALSSVLEPLGVTLEIARNGQEAVDRLAEREVDLVLMDIMMPEKDGLAAMREIRAQRHLQDLPIIALTAKAMPDDRERCLQAGANDYIAKPIDVDKLVSLCRVWCSRQ, from the coding sequence ATGCGTCCTGGTGCGACCACGCGTGACCGCTGGATCTGGATGACCTCCGCCGTACTGCTGGCAGCGACCATCGCGTTGGAACTGGTGGTTCCGCTGGGCTATGCCGTTTGGCTGGCGTACTTCCTCGCTGTTGGCGTCACGCTGTTCCAGCGCAGTGCGCGCGTGCCGTTCATCGTGGCCGTCGTCGCCTGCATCCTGTTGATCATCGGCTACAACGTGGCCCCGGCCAGCTCCAACTCGGCGTTCTCGTTCGTCAACCGCAGCATTGGCGGGTGTGCGTTCCTGATGATCGCGCTGATCGTCTCCCGCGCCATCCAGGCGCGTCGCGAAGCGATGCGGGCGCTGTGGCTGCAGGAGGCCGAGAACGCGGTGGCGATGAGCCTGCGCGGTGACCTGGGTCCGGAGCAGATCGCCGAGGCGGCGGCAACCAGCCTGGGGGCTCAGCTGCAGGCGGACGTCGCCGCTGTCTACCGCCTGGAAGGGGGAAGGCTGCAGCTGACCGGCGGCCTGGCGTTGCCGTCCGGCATGCCGGCGTCGCTGGCATTGCAGGAGGGCGTGGCCGGGCAGGTGGCGCGCGACGAACGCATCCGCCACCTGCACGGGGGTGATGATGCGGTGCTTGAGCTGCAGACCAGCCTGGGGCGGCTGCCGGTGCGCGAGCGCATACTGGCGCCGATCAGCAGCGATGGCACGGTGGTGGGCATCATTGAACTGGGACGCAGCCGCGCCGGCGAACAGGATCGACTCGATGTCGAGCTGCTGGAGCGCTGTGGCGAGACCATCGGCATGGCGCTGCGCGCCTCGCTGCTGCGCGCACAGTTGGTGGTGCTGCTGGAGGAATCGCAGCGTCAGGGCGAGGAACTGCAGGCGCAGCAGGAAGAGCTGCGCGTGGCCAATGAGGAACTGGAAGAGCAGAGCCGCAGCCTGCAGCACTCGCAGACTCATCTGGAAGAACAGCAGGCCGAGCTGGAACAGAGCAACGTGCAGCTGGAAGAGCGCACCCACGAGCTGGAGGCACAGAAGCAGGCGCTGCTGGTCGCGCAGAGCCAGCTGGTGCGCAACAGCAACGAGCTGGCCGCTACCTCGCGCTACAAGTCCGAATTCCTGGCCAACATGTCGCACGAGCTGCGCACGCCGCTGAACAGCTCGCTGATCCTGGCCAAGCTGCTGGCCGACAACAAGGACGGCACGCTCACCGAAGAACAGGTGAAGTATGCGCGTGCGATCCTGTCGTCCAACAACGATCTGCTGGCGCTGATCAATGACATCCTGGACCTGTCGCGCATCGAGGCCGGCCACGTCGAGCTGGCCGATGAAGTGGTGGTGACGGGCAGCGTGCTGCAGCGCCTGCGCGAGACCTTCGAGCCGATGGCGCGGCAGAAGGGCCTGGCCCTGCAGATCGAGGCCGATGCGCTGGCCCCGAGCCAGCTGGTGGCCGACAGCCAGCGTCTGCAGCAGATCCTGAAGAACCTGCTGGCCAATGCGGTGAAGTTCACCGAGCATGGAAAGGTCAGCCTGCACGTGCGTGCGGGCGGCCAGGGGCGCATCCGTTTCGAGGTCTGCGACAGCGGTATCGGCATTGCCCGCGAACAGCTGCAGGTCATCTTCGAAGCCTTCCGCCAGGCCGATGGCAGCACCCGCCGCCGTTACGGTGGCACCGGCCTGGGCCTGTCGATCTCGCGCGATCTGGCCGAGCGCATGGGTGGCAGCATCCAGGTCGACAGTGAGCCGGGTCGTGGCAGCTGCTTCATCCTGGAACTGCCGTTGCAGGGGGCCCCCGCATCGAACACCGCTGACATCTCCGCCGCTCCCGTGGCGTCGCCGGTCGCGGCCGCTGCGCCGGCGATGCCGGTGCCTGCAGCGGCTGCGGTGGCGGCGGTCACCACGGCGCCCAGCGTGGCCGATGACCGCGGTCGCCGCCAGCGCGCCGGCCGCTTGATCCTGGCCGTCGAGGACGACGCCACGTTCGCCGAAGCGCTGGTGGCCCTGGCCCATGAACTGGACTTCGACTGCGTGGTGGCCGGGACTGCCGAAGAGGCACTGACCCTGGCCAGCGAGCTGCGCCCCAACGGCATCCTGCTCGATATCGGCCTGCCGGACGTGTCCGGCCTGAGCGTGCTGGAGCGCCTGAAGCGCAACCCCGATACCCGGCATATCCCGGTGCACGTGGTTTCGGCGATGGACCGCAGCCAGGTGGCGCGCGAGCTGGGTGCGATTGGTTTCGCGATCAAGCCGACCACGCGCGAGCGGCTGGTGACGGCCATCGAACAGCTGGAGCAGACCAGCCAGCGCGACGTGCGGCGTCTGCTGATCGTCGAGGACGACAGTGAGCTGCGCCACAACCTGGAACTGCTGCTGGGCCGTGATCAGCTGCAGATTGTCGCGGTGGGCACTCTGGCCGGTGCGCTGGAGCAGCTGAGCACGGTCACGTTCGACTGCATGGTGATGGACCTGTCGCTGCCCGACGGCAGTGGTTACGACCTGCTCGAGCACATGGCCGGCAACGATGATGTCGGCTTCCCGCCAGTGATCGTCTATACCGGTCGCGCGCTCGGCCGCGAGGAAGAGCAGCGCCTGCGCCGCTATTCGAAGAGCATCATCATCAAGGGCGCGCGCTCGCCCGAGCGCCTGCTGGATGAAGTCACCCTGTTCCTGCACAGCGTGGAAGCCAGCCTGCCGACCGACCAGCAGCGCCTGCTGCGCGAGGCGCGCCGCCGCGACACCGTGCTGGATGGCCGTACCGTGCTGCTGGCCGAGGACGATGTGCGCAACATCTTCGCGCTGTCCAGCGTGCTCGAGCCGCTCGGCGTCACGCTGGAGATCGCGCGCAATGGCCAGGAAGCGGTCGATCGCCTGGCCGAGCGCGAGGTCGATCTGGTGCTGATGGACATCATGATGCCGGAGAAGGACGGTCTGGCCGCGATGCGCGAGATCCGCGCGCAGCGCCACCTGCAGGACCTGCCGATCATCGCGCTGACGGCCAAGGCGATGCCCGATGACCGTGAGCGCTGCCTGCAGGCCGGCGCCAACGACTACATCGCCAAGCCCATCGACGTCGACAAGCTGGTCTCGCTGTGCCGGGTCTGGTGCTCGCGGCAATGA
- a CDS encoding CheR family methyltransferase, whose translation MNEQALFDLELKVLLEALYQRYHYDFRSYAVSSLRRRMRQAMQRYECERLVDLQYRLLHEPELFAQAMQFFTVQVSEMFRDPAYFRELREQVVPVLRTYPSVKLWVAGCSTGEEVWSLAILLHEEGLLDRSIVYATDINPAALATAEAGAYGIDRMAQFSRNYLAAGGTASLSDYYATAYDGAVFDRQLRRNVVFADHSLATDTVFSEVHLVSCRNVLIYFNRDLQDRAVGLFREALVHRGFLGLGSKESLQFGCHHDAFEVCSREHRLYRKVA comes from the coding sequence ATGAACGAACAGGCGTTGTTCGACCTGGAACTGAAGGTCCTGCTGGAGGCGCTGTACCAGCGCTACCACTACGATTTCCGCAGTTATGCGGTGTCGTCGCTGCGCCGGCGAATGCGCCAGGCGATGCAGCGCTATGAGTGCGAACGGCTGGTCGACCTGCAGTACCGGCTGCTGCACGAGCCGGAGCTGTTCGCCCAGGCCATGCAGTTCTTCACCGTGCAGGTCTCGGAGATGTTCCGTGACCCCGCGTACTTCCGTGAGCTGCGCGAGCAGGTGGTGCCGGTACTGCGCACCTATCCCTCGGTGAAGCTGTGGGTGGCTGGTTGCAGCACCGGCGAGGAAGTGTGGTCGCTGGCGATCCTGCTGCACGAGGAAGGCCTGCTTGATCGCAGCATCGTCTATGCCACCGACATCAATCCGGCCGCGTTGGCCACCGCCGAGGCGGGCGCCTATGGCATCGACCGGATGGCCCAGTTCAGCCGCAACTATCTGGCGGCCGGCGGCACCGCGTCACTGTCCGACTATTACGCCACGGCGTACGACGGTGCGGTGTTCGACCGCCAGCTGCGCCGCAACGTGGTGTTCGCCGACCACAGCCTGGCCACCGATACCGTGTTCTCCGAAGTGCACCTGGTGTCGTGCCGCAATGTGTTGATCTATTTCAACCGCGATCTGCAGGACCGCGCGGTAGGCCTGTTCCGTGAGGCGCTGGTGCATCGAGGCTTCCTTGGCCTGGGCAGCAAGGAGTCGCTGCAGTTCGGGTGCCACCATGACGCCTTCGAGGTCTGTTCGCGCGAGCACCGCCTGTACCGGAAGGTGGCCTGA
- a CDS encoding chemotaxis protein CheB gives MALPARPAVLVIGASAGGVAALQAVLGALPGKLPVPVLAVLHLPRDRTSRIAEVLAPYCALPVREAEDKQPLQPGTVTFAPPDYHLLVENAGAVALSVDAPVLFSRPAIDPLFDSAAAVFGAQVLALLLTGASSDGSEGVAAVRAAGGRAWLQCPEEAEASMMPASALQYAGADAVLPLELMCRRLKELFA, from the coding sequence ATGGCGCTGCCGGCGCGCCCTGCCGTGCTGGTGATCGGCGCGTCTGCCGGTGGCGTGGCGGCCCTGCAGGCGGTGCTCGGTGCACTGCCGGGCAAGTTGCCGGTACCGGTACTGGCCGTGCTGCACCTGCCGCGTGACCGCACCAGCCGCATCGCCGAGGTGCTGGCGCCGTATTGCGCGCTGCCGGTGCGTGAGGCGGAGGACAAGCAGCCGCTGCAGCCGGGTACGGTGACGTTCGCGCCTCCGGACTACCACCTGCTGGTGGAGAATGCCGGCGCGGTCGCGCTGTCGGTGGATGCACCCGTGCTGTTCTCGCGCCCGGCCATTGACCCGCTGTTCGACTCCGCTGCGGCGGTGTTCGGTGCGCAGGTACTGGCGCTGCTGCTGACCGGTGCCAGCAGCGATGGCAGTGAAGGCGTGGCTGCGGTGCGTGCCGCCGGTGGCCGTGCCTGGCTTCAATGTCCCGAGGAGGCCGAGGCATCGATGATGCCGGCGTCCGCCCTGCAGTACGCCGGTGCCGATGCCGTGCTGCCCCTTGAACTGATGTGTCGTCGCCTGAAGGAGTTGTTTGCATGA
- a CDS encoding hybrid sensor histidine kinase/response regulator, protein MNLLPPDPAQSQSPVNLLIVDDVPQNLVAMQALLQREGVNLLLAGSGAQALELLLEHEVALALLDVHMPEIDGFTLAELMRGSHRSRDVPIIFLTASPDDPLRVFKGYESGAVDFLHKPVAPQVILSKVNVFIELYQQRQLLKARNEALERALKLNETMAAVLTHDLRTPLSAILLCADKLAMEIPQDNAGAQQTLQYLEASTLRMARMVEQLLDFSRIRSGGLRLEAVACDLREVTHAVIAEAGSAHGHERIRLDVVGDTRLQGDMDRLGQIAANLVGNALTHGSEALVQLDGQDARTVVLRVSNAGHIDDALLPRLFEPFKASFHQSKGLGLGLYIVDQFVRAHGGHIGARNEAGQVVFEAVLPRRWDGTGTTAT, encoded by the coding sequence ATGAACCTGCTGCCACCGGACCCTGCGCAGTCGCAGTCCCCGGTCAACCTGCTGATCGTCGATGACGTGCCGCAGAACCTGGTGGCCATGCAGGCGCTGCTGCAGCGCGAAGGCGTGAATCTGCTGCTGGCCGGTTCCGGCGCGCAGGCGCTGGAGCTGCTGCTCGAGCACGAGGTGGCACTGGCCCTGCTGGACGTGCACATGCCGGAGATCGATGGCTTCACCCTGGCCGAACTGATGCGCGGTTCGCATCGCAGCCGCGACGTGCCGATCATCTTCCTGACCGCCTCCCCGGATGATCCCCTGCGCGTGTTCAAGGGCTACGAGAGCGGTGCGGTCGATTTCCTGCACAAGCCGGTAGCGCCGCAGGTGATCCTGAGCAAGGTCAACGTCTTCATCGAGCTGTACCAGCAGCGGCAGCTGCTGAAGGCGCGCAACGAAGCGCTGGAGCGTGCGCTCAAGCTCAACGAGACGATGGCCGCGGTGCTGACCCACGACCTGCGTACGCCGCTGTCGGCCATCCTGCTGTGTGCGGACAAGCTGGCGATGGAGATCCCGCAGGACAATGCGGGTGCGCAGCAGACCCTGCAGTACCTGGAGGCCAGCACCCTGCGCATGGCGCGGATGGTGGAGCAGCTGCTGGATTTCTCGCGCATCCGCAGCGGCGGCCTGCGATTGGAGGCGGTGGCCTGCGACCTGCGCGAGGTCACTCACGCGGTGATCGCCGAAGCGGGCAGCGCCCATGGCCATGAGCGCATCCGCCTCGACGTCGTCGGCGATACGCGCCTGCAGGGCGATATGGATCGCCTGGGCCAGATTGCGGCCAACCTGGTCGGAAATGCGTTGACCCATGGCAGCGAAGCGCTGGTGCAGCTGGATGGACAGGATGCCCGCACCGTGGTGCTGCGGGTGAGCAATGCCGGCCACATCGACGATGCGCTGCTGCCGAGGCTGTTCGAACCCTTCAAGGCCAGCTTCCACCAGAGCAAGGGCCTGGGCCTGGGCCTGTACATCGTGGACCAGTTCGTCCGCGCCCATGGCGGTCATATCGGTGCACGCAACGAGGCTGGACAGGTCGTGTTCGAGGCGGTCCTGCCGCGTCGATGGGACGGGACAGGCACCACCGCAACCTGA
- a CDS encoding BLUF domain-containing protein: protein MPLRAIAYVSRALPELSVDRLQALVEDAARFNKLAGVTGVLLHDGDRFLQYIEGPPDGIDSVYERILQAGSHIDIIELARGRLGQRQFPYWSMRALPVDATLLRQLSSSDWSGFSRALQGDRSAPTPVDLLDQVVQPVLHAG from the coding sequence ATGCCATTGCGCGCCATCGCCTACGTCAGCCGGGCGTTGCCGGAGCTCTCTGTCGATCGCCTTCAGGCGCTGGTCGAAGATGCGGCACGCTTCAACAAGCTGGCCGGGGTGACCGGTGTACTGCTGCACGATGGCGATCGTTTCCTGCAGTACATCGAGGGGCCGCCGGACGGTATCGACTCGGTCTACGAGCGCATCCTGCAGGCCGGCAGCCACATCGACATCATCGAGCTTGCGCGTGGCCGCCTCGGTCAGCGTCAGTTTCCGTACTGGTCGATGCGCGCGTTGCCGGTGGATGCAACGCTGCTGCGCCAGCTGTCTTCCAGCGACTGGTCGGGGTTCAGCCGTGCCCTGCAGGGCGACCGTTCGGCACCCACGCCGGTAGACCTGCTCGACCAGGTGGTGCAGCCGGTTCTGCACGCCGGTTGA
- a CDS encoding ArsR/SmtB family transcription factor produces the protein MARTPLDSAAMAEHAAEAATLLKSLAHPARLRVLCRLVEGEAPVPELQALTGLSASALSQHLAVLRELDIVATRREAQAIHYRVIEGPALGVLQALHAAYCGDAAR, from the coding sequence ATGGCCCGCACCCCGCTCGACAGCGCCGCCATGGCCGAACACGCCGCCGAGGCTGCAACGCTGCTTAAAAGCCTGGCCCATCCTGCGCGGCTGCGCGTGCTGTGCCGGCTGGTCGAAGGTGAGGCGCCGGTGCCGGAACTGCAGGCACTGACCGGACTCAGCGCATCCGCGCTGTCACAGCATCTGGCGGTGCTGCGCGAACTGGATATCGTCGCGACACGGCGCGAAGCGCAGGCCATCCACTACCGCGTGATTGAAGGGCCCGCACTGGGCGTGCTGCAGGCGCTGCATGCCGCCTATTGCGGCGATGCCGCGCGCTGA
- a CDS encoding YeeE/YedE family protein, with protein MNLPWTAVAGGALIGAAAVLLLATVGRVAGISGIAAGSLRAAEGERGWRWAFLLGLLAAAGLVLWWQSLPEASPRVLLRDALPAWQLIGAGLLVGFGTRLGSGCTSGHGVCGLARGSKRSLLAVLVFMACAMLTTFLIRHGGGFA; from the coding sequence ATGAACCTGCCATGGACTGCGGTGGCTGGCGGTGCGCTGATCGGTGCCGCCGCGGTGTTGCTGCTCGCCACTGTCGGGCGCGTGGCGGGTATCAGCGGGATCGCTGCGGGCAGCCTGCGCGCAGCGGAAGGCGAGCGTGGCTGGCGCTGGGCATTCCTGCTGGGGCTGCTCGCAGCAGCGGGGCTGGTGCTGTGGTGGCAGTCGCTGCCCGAGGCCTCGCCACGTGTGCTGCTGCGCGATGCCTTGCCCGCCTGGCAATTGATCGGCGCCGGCCTGCTGGTGGGCTTCGGCACGCGCCTGGGGAGTGGTTGTACCAGCGGTCACGGGGTCTGTGGCTTGGCCCGCGGCTCAAAGCGGTCGCTGCTGGCGGTGCTGGTGTTCATGGCCTGTGCGATGCTGACCACGTTCCTGATCCGTCACGGCGGGGGCTTCGCATGA
- a CDS encoding DUF6691 family protein, with product MSRAMVAAGAAGALFGAGLALAGMTDPRRILGFLDIAGDFDPTLAWVLASALLVSVVGQRWVLRRARPSCATRFQLPAARGVDLRLVLGAALFGIGWGWAGYCPGPAIAGLAVGSREALWFVPAMLAGFWLHDRVVR from the coding sequence ATGAGCCGCGCGATGGTGGCTGCCGGTGCGGCAGGCGCGCTTTTCGGCGCAGGCCTGGCGTTGGCCGGCATGACCGATCCGCGCCGCATCCTCGGTTTCCTCGACATCGCCGGCGATTTCGATCCCACCTTGGCCTGGGTGCTGGCCTCTGCACTGCTGGTCAGCGTGGTTGGCCAGCGCTGGGTGCTGCGGCGCGCGCGTCCGTCGTGCGCAACGCGCTTCCAATTGCCTGCTGCGCGCGGTGTCGATCTGCGCCTGGTGCTGGGCGCGGCGCTGTTCGGCATCGGCTGGGGATGGGCGGGCTATTGCCCGGGCCCTGCCATCGCCGGGCTGGCAGTGGGGTCGCGCGAAGCCTTGTGGTTCGTACCGGCGATGCTCGCGGGTTTCTGGCTGCACGATCGCGTGGTTCGCTGA